The following coding sequences are from one Polyodon spathula isolate WHYD16114869_AA chromosome 7, ASM1765450v1, whole genome shotgun sequence window:
- the LOC121318763 gene encoding probable G-protein coupled receptor 174 codes for MNETCELKSLKENINFIYAVTYTVILVPGLIGNVLALWVFYAYVKETKKAVLFMMNLAIADLTQVLTLPLRIYYYLSHSWPFGEFLCMFCFYLKYVNMYASIFFLACISMRRCMFIIYPLSYSGTKGRFDIYLCIGGWVFVFLSCLPFPLLRQSSNNSTSFNKCFAELPVMKVSVATSVTMMTLAELMGFVVPLVVVLTCSWKTAMCLREKIYVLQDSGEKRKAFKMVLTCAIVFLVCFAPYHISFPFHFVALSETVFTCSMKKAILKLHPVTLCLASLNCCLDPVMYYFTTDEFKRRLSWQELPETFQLHRKSSCSGREDKPL; via the coding sequence ATGAACGAAACTTGCGAATTGAAGTCGCTCAAGGAGAACATCAATTTCATCTACGCGGTCACCTACACTGTGATCCTGGTGCCCGGGCTGATTGGTAACGTGCTGGCACTTTGGGTGTTCTATGCATATGTTAAGGAGACCAAGAAAGCTGTCCTCTTCATGATGAACCTGGCCATCGCAGACCTGACCCAGGTGCTTACCCTGCCGCTTCGAATATACTACTACCTGAGCCACTCGTGGCCTTTTGGAGAGTTCCTCTGCATGTTTTGCTTCTACCTAAAGTATGTGAACATGTATGCCAGCATCTTCTTCCTTGCCTGCATCAGCATGCGGCGATGTATGTTTATCATCTACCCGCTGAGTTACAGTGGCACCAAGGGCAGGTTTGACATTTACCTCTGCATTGGGGGCTGGGTTTTTGTCTTCTTGTCCTGCCTGCCTTTTCCTCTGCTGAGGCAAAGCTCAAACAACTCCACCTCCTTCAACAAATGCTTCGCAGAGCTCCCAGTAATGAAGGTCAGTGTGGCGACGAGTGTGACCATGATGACCCTGGCTGAACTGATGGGCTTCGTGGTCCCGCTCGTGGTGGTCCTCACCTGCTCCTGGAAGACCGCTATGTGTCTGAGGGAGAAGATCTATGTGCTGCAGGACAGCGGCGAGAAGCGCAAGGCCTTCAAGATGGTTCTCACGTGCGCCATCGTTTTCCTGGTATGTTTTGCCCCGTACCACATCAGCTTCCCCTTCCACTTCGTGGCGTTGTCGGAAACAGTGTTCACCTGCAGCATGAAGAAGGCCATCCTCAAGCTACACCCTGTCACCCTGTGCCTGGCCAGTCTGAACTGTTGCCTGGACCCTGTTATGTACTACTTTACCACAGACGAGTTCAAGAGGAGGCTATCCTGGCAGGAGCTGCCAGAGACTTTTCAACTTCATAGAAAGTCATCTTGTTCAGGGAGAGAAGACAAGCCGCTCTGA